One part of the Arabidopsis thaliana chromosome 4, partial sequence genome encodes these proteins:
- a CDS encoding Thioredoxin superfamily protein, giving the protein MVEDTKTQMAAAISATLVFAARRRPLFCSLSSSSSSKPNTRKLVLYSKPGCCLCDGLKEKLHAAFTLSTGPDSLNDVTLQVRDITTNPEWERAYQYEIPVLAKENSDGKEEVLPRLSPRLSAELIQKKLLAAFS; this is encoded by the exons ATGGTGGAAGACACAAAGACACAAATGGCAGCAGCGATATCAGCGACTTTGGTATTCGCTGCAAGACGACGTCCATTGTTCTGTAGCttatcatcatcgtcttcttcgaaACCAAACACGAGAAAGCTTGTTCTATACTCCAAACCTGGTTGTTGCCTCTGCGATGGTCTTAAAGAGAAGCTTCACGCTGCCTTCACTCTCTCCACCGGTCCTGATTCACTCAACGACGTTACTCTTCAG GTAAGAGATATAACTACGAATCCCGAGTGGGAACGAGCGTATCAGTATGAGATACCAGTGTTGGCTAAAGAGAATTCTGATGGGAAAGAG GAAGTTTTACCGAGGTTATCTCCACGTTTAAGTGCAGAACTCATTCAGAAGAAGCTACTTGCTGCCTTTAGTTGA
- a CDS encoding Thioredoxin superfamily protein (Thioredoxin superfamily protein; FUNCTIONS IN: molecular_function unknown; INVOLVED IN: biological_process unknown; LOCATED IN: chloroplast; EXPRESSED IN: 22 plant structures; EXPRESSED DURING: 13 growth stages; CONTAINS InterPro DOMAIN/s: Glutaredoxin like (InterPro:IPR008554), Thioredoxin fold (InterPro:IPR012335), Thioredoxin-like fold (InterPro:IPR012336); Has 30201 Blast hits to 17322 proteins in 780 species: Archae - 12; Bacteria - 1396; Metazoa - 17338; Fungi - 3422; Plants - 5037; Viruses - 0; Other Eukaryotes - 2996 (source: NCBI BLink).), with protein MAAAISATLVFAARRRPLFCSLSSSSSSKPNTRKLVLYSKPGCCLCDGLKEKLHAAFTLSTGPDSLNDVTLQVRDITTNPEWERAYQYEIPVLAKENSDGKEEVLPRLSPRLSAELIQKKLLAAFS; from the exons ATGGCAGCAGCGATATCAGCGACTTTGGTATTCGCTGCAAGACGACGTCCATTGTTCTGTAGCttatcatcatcgtcttcttcgaaACCAAACACGAGAAAGCTTGTTCTATACTCCAAACCTGGTTGTTGCCTCTGCGATGGTCTTAAAGAGAAGCTTCACGCTGCCTTCACTCTCTCCACCGGTCCTGATTCACTCAACGACGTTACTCTTCAG GTAAGAGATATAACTACGAATCCCGAGTGGGAACGAGCGTATCAGTATGAGATACCAGTGTTGGCTAAAGAGAATTCTGATGGGAAAGAG GAAGTTTTACCGAGGTTATCTCCACGTTTAAGTGCAGAACTCATTCAGAAGAAGCTACTTGCTGCCTTTAGTTGA